In the Opitutia bacterium genome, one interval contains:
- a CDS encoding glycoside hydrolase family 2: MRLVLRLLAASLLALAVSQVEIDGATLKTETLYLSGTGSHDAVAWDFFCTGGRNSGFWTKIAVPSCWEQQGFGTYDYGVELKPSKRLTTQQRVPDEQGLYRREFTVPAEWRGRVVRLVFDGVLTDTEVKLNGQLVGPVHQGGFYQFRYDITDKLRFDAPNLLEVAVSKHSANASINIAERMGDYWNFGGIFRPVRLEALPQQFIERVAIDARADGAFRADVFLGGNLPAGNQVVAQIKSLAGEPVGAPLSAAVASGEHQVTLRGQIPAPATWTAETPNLYLVDVTLNAGTFVPSGHTLTQRFGFRTFELRPGDGFYLNGRKIVLKGVNRHSFWPETGRTLSPERHREDVRLMKEANLNAVRMSHYPPDAEFLDLCDEAGLYVLDELGGWQGSYDTETGRRLIAQMVARDVNHPSILFWDNGNEGGWNTEVDDEFAKHDPQQRPVLHPGPLSPPFSFRGVNTRHYREYDETATFTGGPDIFLPTEFLHGLFDGGHGAGLDDFWPLMSEKPHAAGGFLWSWMDEAVARTDENGRLDAKRDLAPDGIVGPHHEKEGSFYTVREIWSPVQIPVRELPADFSGALPVRNRYDFLNLSAVTFEWRLMKFAPPGAPLFHRTLLALGRFAGPDVAARADGELKLALPADWRDADVLFLTALDARQRELWTWSWRWKSGAAAIGVAQETQSAVTLTQNSSEIVATTGRNTVRFSALTGRLTALERDGHPLSLGNGPRLVAFRRQERTFQPVAPATGKLVSLQAKMDGTSAVVTAVSDGGVRTACWTIAPSGDVRLDYEFDGPGAVDILGVDFDYPEEKVKSKEWFGDGPYRVWANRLKGGSLWRWDTEYNDNVPGQTWQLPEFKGWFARWQWMALTTTEGRFALLNDGGSPYVGVYSPRDGKNNPVLTLPRLGLGVYQVIPAIGTKGSLPSNLGPQGQPQNITGPVKGSLVIRLLDQP, from the coding sequence ATGCGCCTCGTCCTCCGTCTTCTCGCCGCCTCGCTGCTCGCGCTCGCCGTTTCCCAAGTCGAAATCGACGGCGCCACGCTAAAGACCGAAACACTCTACCTCTCCGGCACCGGCAGCCACGACGCCGTCGCGTGGGACTTCTTCTGCACCGGCGGGCGCAACAGCGGCTTCTGGACGAAAATCGCCGTGCCGTCGTGCTGGGAACAACAGGGCTTCGGCACCTACGACTACGGCGTCGAACTCAAGCCGAGCAAGCGCCTCACCACCCAGCAGCGCGTGCCCGACGAGCAGGGCCTCTATCGACGCGAGTTCACCGTCCCCGCCGAGTGGCGCGGCCGCGTGGTGCGTCTCGTTTTCGACGGCGTCCTCACCGACACCGAGGTGAAGCTCAACGGCCAGCTCGTCGGCCCGGTCCACCAAGGCGGCTTCTACCAATTCCGTTACGACATCACGGACAAACTTCGCTTCGACGCGCCCAATCTCCTCGAAGTCGCCGTCAGCAAACATTCCGCCAACGCTTCGATCAACATCGCCGAGCGCATGGGCGATTACTGGAACTTCGGCGGCATCTTCCGCCCCGTGCGCCTCGAGGCGCTGCCGCAGCAATTCATCGAGCGCGTGGCGATCGACGCGCGCGCCGACGGAGCGTTCCGCGCGGATGTTTTCCTCGGCGGCAATCTCCCCGCCGGCAACCAGGTCGTCGCGCAGATCAAATCCCTCGCCGGCGAGCCCGTCGGTGCGCCGCTCTCCGCCGCGGTGGCGAGCGGCGAGCATCAGGTCACGTTGCGCGGGCAAATCCCCGCGCCCGCGACTTGGACCGCCGAGACGCCCAACCTCTATCTCGTCGACGTCACGCTGAACGCCGGCACGTTCGTCCCGTCGGGCCACACGCTCACGCAGCGCTTCGGCTTCCGCACGTTCGAGCTGCGCCCGGGCGATGGCTTTTATCTGAATGGCCGCAAGATCGTCCTTAAGGGCGTGAATCGCCACAGCTTCTGGCCTGAGACGGGCCGCACGCTCTCGCCCGAGCGTCACCGCGAAGACGTCCGCCTCATGAAGGAGGCCAACCTGAACGCCGTGCGCATGTCGCATTACCCGCCCGACGCGGAGTTCCTCGACCTCTGCGACGAGGCCGGGCTCTACGTGCTCGACGAACTCGGCGGCTGGCAGGGCAGCTACGACACGGAGACGGGACGCCGTCTGATCGCGCAGATGGTCGCGCGCGACGTGAATCACCCGAGCATTCTCTTTTGGGACAACGGCAACGAAGGCGGCTGGAACACGGAGGTCGACGACGAGTTCGCGAAGCACGATCCGCAGCAGCGGCCCGTCCTCCACCCCGGCCCCTTGTCGCCGCCATTCTCGTTCCGCGGCGTCAACACCCGCCACTACCGCGAATACGACGAGACCGCGACGTTCACCGGTGGCCCCGACATCTTCCTGCCGACCGAATTTCTCCATGGCCTCTTCGACGGTGGCCACGGCGCCGGGCTCGACGACTTCTGGCCGCTGATGAGCGAGAAGCCGCACGCCGCCGGCGGTTTCCTCTGGTCGTGGATGGACGAGGCCGTCGCCCGCACGGACGAAAACGGTCGCCTCGACGCGAAGCGCGACCTCGCTCCCGACGGCATCGTCGGCCCGCACCACGAGAAGGAAGGCAGCTTCTACACCGTGCGCGAAATCTGGTCGCCGGTGCAGATTCCGGTGCGCGAGCTGCCCGCGGATTTCTCCGGCGCGCTGCCCGTCCGCAACCGCTACGACTTTCTCAATCTCTCCGCCGTCACGTTCGAGTGGCGCTTGATGAAATTCGCGCCGCCGGGCGCGCCGCTGTTCCACCGCACGCTGCTCGCGCTCGGTCGTTTCGCCGGTCCGGACGTCGCCGCGCGCGCCGACGGTGAACTCAAGCTCGCGCTCCCCGCCGACTGGCGCGACGCCGACGTGCTCTTCCTCACCGCGCTCGATGCGCGGCAGCGCGAACTCTGGACGTGGTCCTGGCGCTGGAAATCCGGGGCTGCCGCGATCGGCGTGGCCCAGGAAACGCAGAGCGCCGTGACGCTCACGCAAAACAGCTCCGAGATCGTCGCCACCACCGGCCGCAATACCGTCCGCTTTTCGGCGTTAACCGGCCGGCTCACCGCGCTCGAACGCGACGGCCACCCGCTCTCGCTCGGCAACGGCCCGCGGCTCGTCGCGTTTCGGCGGCAAGAACGCACGTTCCAACCCGTCGCGCCCGCCACCGGCAAGCTTGTCAGCCTGCAGGCGAAGATGGACGGCACTTCCGCCGTCGTGACCGCGGTCTCCGACGGCGGCGTGCGCACGGCCTGCTGGACGATCGCGCCGAGCGGCGATGTGCGCCTCGACTACGAGTTCGATGGCCCGGGCGCGGTCGACATTCTCGGCGTCGATTTCGATTACCCCGAAGAGAAGGTGAAATCCAAGGAGTGGTTCGGCGATGGCCCGTATCGCGTGTGGGCCAACCGCCTCAAGGGCGGCTCGCTCTGGCGTTGGGACACCGAATACAACGACAACGTCCCCGGCCAGACGTGGCAGCTCCCCGAGTTTAAGGGCTGGTTCGCGCGCTGGCAATGGATGGCGCTGACGACGACCGAAGGCCGTTTCGCGCTGCTCAACGACGGCGGCTCGCCCTACGTCGGCGTCTACTCGCCGCGCGACGGCAAGAACAACCCCGTGCTCACGCTCCCGCGCCTCGGCCTCGGCGTCTACCAAGTCATCCCCGCCATCGGCACGAAGGGCTCGCTGCCCTCGAACCTCGGCCCGCAAGGCCAGCCGCAGAACATCACGGGCCCCGTGAAGGGCTCGCTCGTGATCCGCTTGCTCGATCAACCGTGA
- a CDS encoding DUF4982 domain-containing protein, translating to MSLRPPAGRANRPGEPLATDTADHARESPRLVGDDSPYRRLCAFAFFLCALLVAHATTELPAGPRREWPLAGGWRTAMDETNRARFDGFEQPAFDDSAWQTVAVPHNWDDYAGLRRLVHGNLHGYAWYRRTFEVPDFAGRRVFLFFEGVGSYATVWVNGQLAGKHVGGRTTFTLEVTDLVHFDAPNVLAVRADHPAGITDLPWVCGGCSSAPGFSEGSQPMGIFRPVTLYTTDEVRVAPFGVHVWNDTEATARAATLHYTIDLDGIHGPRSLVVENRVLDAQGKILVTHQAPVRFPGQSTTLRNSLPLGYVTLWSAEQPYLYTLETTVRDSGNRIFDRVRTPFGIRTIHWPAPDAPLPAPFLLNGKPVFLNGTCEYEHNLGASHAFSAEQIAARVAQIRAAGFNAFRDAHQPHNLRYQTYWDRDGVLWWPQFAAQVWFDTPEFRANFNQLLREWVRERRNSPSLVLWGLANESKLPADFAAECVALIRELDPTTSSQRLVTTCNAGKGTDWNVPQNWSGTYGGKPEEYAEDLKRQRLVGEYGAWRSLGLHSEGGFIADGPRSESRADALLATKIRLAESVRAEVPGHFHWLFVTHENPGREIGSKGQQGSDGWPELDRLGPANNKGLLTLWGEPTDAFFLYRASYAPKTDPMVYIVSHTWPDRWDAPGVKRGLEVYSNCDEVELFNGAGTRSLGIRHQGGPGVPFRWDDVEIATDLLYAEGRIGGKTLARDAIYLRNLPAAPAAERQALVGEETVSTRGATDWNYLYRVNCGGPDLVDSHGQTWFADRDLAPGDSWGARSWAADYPALPPRFGSQRQFFEPVRGTRDETLFQTYRYGREKLRYEFAVPPGDYRVELYFVEPWYGRGGAQCDSAGGGGARGWRLFDVAVNGVTALRDVDLWAEAGYAHAVKKVVDATVRDGRLVIAFPRVASYQAVISAIAIATRDPHARLAQPQQRSVAPPQKSATLSVADASAAAQMLPASAATRKGNELVWTVRLGLGGAHDFALRYTNAGESRDVEFRILAADGSLIDHRLLRLPPASEPREVRIDGVGMNAGDFSVIVSPITGPLTVEALRAN from the coding sequence GTGAGTCTCCGTCCGCCAGCAGGTAGGGCGAACCGTCCCGGTGAGCCGCTCGCAACCGATACCGCGGATCACGCCCGCGAATCGCCGCGGCTCGTCGGGGACGACTCGCCCTACCGCCGCCTGTGCGCCTTCGCGTTCTTCCTCTGCGCACTTCTCGTCGCTCACGCCACGACCGAACTTCCCGCCGGCCCGCGCCGCGAATGGCCGCTCGCCGGCGGCTGGCGCACCGCGATGGACGAGACGAATCGCGCTCGCTTCGATGGCTTCGAGCAACCGGCGTTCGACGACTCCGCGTGGCAAACCGTCGCCGTGCCGCACAACTGGGACGACTACGCCGGCCTGCGCCGCCTCGTGCACGGCAATCTCCACGGCTACGCGTGGTATCGCCGCACGTTCGAAGTGCCCGACTTCGCCGGCCGCCGCGTCTTCCTGTTCTTCGAAGGCGTAGGCTCCTACGCGACCGTCTGGGTGAACGGCCAACTCGCCGGGAAGCACGTCGGCGGACGAACGACCTTCACGCTCGAAGTCACGGACCTCGTCCATTTCGACGCGCCCAACGTTCTGGCCGTCCGCGCCGATCACCCGGCGGGCATCACCGATCTGCCGTGGGTGTGCGGCGGCTGCTCGAGCGCACCCGGCTTTTCGGAGGGCAGTCAGCCGATGGGAATTTTCCGCCCTGTCACCCTCTATACGACGGACGAAGTGCGCGTCGCCCCCTTTGGCGTGCATGTCTGGAACGACACGGAGGCGACCGCCCGCGCGGCGACGCTGCACTACACGATCGACCTGGACGGCATCCACGGCCCGCGCTCCCTCGTCGTCGAAAACCGGGTTCTCGACGCGCAGGGCAAGATCCTCGTGACCCACCAAGCTCCCGTGCGCTTCCCCGGACAATCGACGACGCTCCGGAATTCGCTGCCGCTCGGTTACGTGACCTTGTGGTCCGCGGAGCAGCCTTACCTCTACACGCTCGAAACCACCGTGCGCGACAGCGGGAATCGCATCTTCGATCGCGTCCGAACCCCCTTCGGCATCCGCACGATCCACTGGCCCGCGCCGGACGCGCCGCTGCCCGCGCCGTTTTTGCTGAACGGAAAACCCGTCTTCCTCAACGGCACCTGCGAATACGAGCACAACCTCGGCGCGAGCCACGCTTTCAGCGCGGAACAGATCGCCGCGCGCGTCGCGCAGATCCGCGCCGCCGGCTTCAACGCCTTCCGCGACGCGCACCAGCCGCACAATCTCCGCTACCAAACCTACTGGGATCGCGACGGCGTATTGTGGTGGCCGCAGTTCGCCGCGCAGGTGTGGTTCGACACGCCGGAGTTCCGCGCGAATTTCAATCAGCTGCTGCGCGAGTGGGTGCGCGAGCGCCGCAACAGCCCGTCGCTCGTCCTCTGGGGCCTCGCCAACGAGAGCAAGCTGCCCGCCGACTTCGCCGCCGAGTGCGTCGCGCTCATCCGCGAACTCGACCCGACAACCTCTTCGCAACGCCTCGTCACCACCTGCAACGCCGGCAAAGGCACCGACTGGAACGTGCCGCAAAACTGGTCCGGCACCTACGGCGGCAAGCCGGAGGAATACGCGGAGGACCTGAAACGCCAGCGCCTCGTCGGCGAATACGGCGCGTGGCGCAGTCTCGGCCTGCACTCCGAAGGCGGCTTCATTGCCGACGGCCCGCGCAGTGAATCGCGCGCGGATGCCCTGCTCGCCACGAAGATTCGCCTCGCCGAATCCGTGCGCGCCGAGGTGCCCGGACACTTCCACTGGCTCTTCGTCACGCACGAGAATCCGGGCCGCGAGATCGGCTCGAAAGGCCAGCAAGGCAGCGACGGCTGGCCCGAACTCGACCGCCTTGGCCCCGCCAACAACAAGGGCCTGCTCACGCTTTGGGGCGAGCCCACCGACGCGTTCTTCCTCTACCGCGCCAGCTACGCGCCGAAGACCGATCCGATGGTCTACATCGTCTCGCACACCTGGCCCGACCGCTGGGACGCGCCGGGTGTGAAGCGCGGCCTCGAGGTTTACTCGAATTGCGACGAGGTTGAGCTCTTCAACGGCGCCGGCACGCGCTCCCTCGGCATCCGCCACCAAGGCGGACCGGGCGTGCCCTTCCGTTGGGACGACGTCGAAATCGCGACCGACCTCCTCTACGCCGAGGGCCGCATCGGCGGCAAAACGCTCGCGCGCGACGCGATCTACCTGCGCAACCTGCCCGCCGCGCCCGCCGCGGAGCGCCAGGCACTGGTCGGAGAAGAGACCGTCTCGACGCGCGGCGCGACCGACTGGAACTACCTCTATCGCGTGAACTGCGGCGGCCCGGACCTCGTCGACTCGCACGGCCAAACCTGGTTCGCCGATCGCGATCTCGCGCCGGGCGATTCGTGGGGCGCACGCTCGTGGGCGGCCGACTATCCCGCCCTGCCGCCGCGCTTCGGAAGCCAGCGTCAGTTTTTCGAGCCTGTGCGGGGCACGCGCGACGAAACGCTTTTCCAGACGTATCGCTACGGACGCGAGAAGCTCCGCTATGAGTTCGCCGTCCCGCCGGGCGACTACCGCGTCGAACTCTACTTCGTGGAACCGTGGTATGGCCGCGGCGGCGCCCAATGCGATAGCGCGGGCGGCGGCGGCGCGCGCGGCTGGCGACTCTTCGACGTCGCCGTGAACGGCGTCACGGCGCTGCGCGATGTCGATCTCTGGGCCGAGGCCGGCTATGCGCACGCAGTGAAGAAAGTCGTCGACGCCACCGTGCGCGACGGGCGCCTCGTGATCGCGTTCCCGCGCGTCGCCTCCTACCAGGCGGTCATCTCCGCCATCGCCATCGCCACACGCGATCCGCACGCGCGACTGGCTCAACCCCAGCAACGCTCGGTCGCGCCGCCGCAAAAATCGGCCACGCTTTCGGTCGCCGATGCATCCGCAGCCGCGCAAATGCTCCCTGCCTCCGCCGCCACGCGCAAAGGCAACGAACTCGTCTGGACCGTGCGCCTCGGCCTCGGCGGCGCGCACGATTTCGCGCTGCGCTACACGAACGCGGGCGAGAGCCGCGACGTGGAGTTCCGCATTCTCGCCGCCGACGGCTCACTCATCGATCACCGCCTGCTGCGCCTGCCGCCGGCGAGCGAGCCGCGCGAGGTGCGCATCGACGGCGTCGGCATGAACGCCGGCGACTTCAGCGTCATCGTCTCGCCCATCACCGGACCGCTTACGGTCGAGGCGCTGCGCGCGAACTGA
- a CDS encoding sugar phosphate isomerase/epimerase gives MLTKTSLILLCISASLVCISGFSAEASAPPTDARYPVAVCDWMILKRQKLGAFKLAREVGADGVEVDMGGLGNRATFDSKLGDPAVRAQFLAEAKKYGLRISSVAMSGFYAQSFAERDGVERMVQDAIDTAVALKVRVLFLPLGVQSDLAKRPELRPAVVARLRDAGRRAEAAGVVIGVETSLDAPAEAALLDQIASPAIKSYFNFSNALQSGRDVHAELRALGRDRIVQIHASNTDGHWLEKDPQVDLPAIRRTLDEMGWRGWLVVERSRDAERPTDVRYNFTANVAYLHRIFGGDATATR, from the coding sequence ATGCTCACTAAGACCTCACTAATCCTGCTCTGCATTAGTGCCTCATTAGTGTGCATCAGTGGCTTTTCCGCCGAAGCGTCCGCTCCGCCGACTGACGCGCGCTACCCAGTGGCCGTCTGCGATTGGATGATTCTCAAGCGCCAGAAGCTGGGCGCCTTCAAGCTCGCCCGCGAAGTCGGCGCGGACGGCGTCGAAGTGGACATGGGCGGGCTCGGCAACCGCGCGACGTTCGACAGCAAGCTCGGTGATCCGGCGGTGCGCGCGCAATTTCTCGCCGAGGCGAAAAAATACGGGCTGCGCATCAGCTCCGTCGCGATGTCGGGCTTCTACGCGCAATCCTTCGCCGAGCGCGACGGCGTCGAGCGCATGGTGCAGGACGCGATCGACACCGCGGTGGCACTGAAGGTCCGCGTGCTATTCCTTCCTCTCGGCGTGCAGAGCGACCTCGCCAAACGCCCCGAATTGCGCCCCGCCGTGGTCGCACGCCTCCGCGATGCCGGCCGCCGAGCCGAGGCCGCCGGCGTGGTCATCGGTGTTGAAACCTCGCTCGACGCGCCGGCCGAAGCCGCGCTGCTCGACCAGATCGCGAGTCCCGCGATCAAGAGCTACTTCAACTTCTCCAACGCGCTCCAGAGCGGCCGCGACGTCCATGCGGAGCTCCGCGCGCTCGGCCGCGACCGCATCGTCCAGATCCACGCGTCCAACACCGACGGGCATTGGTTGGAAAAGGACCCGCAGGTCGACTTGCCGGCCATCCGCCGCACGCTCGACGAGATGGGTTGGCGCGGCTGGCTCGTCGTGGAGCGCTCGCGCGACGCGGAGCGCCCCACCGACGTGCGCTACAACTTCACCGCCAACGTCGCTTACCTGCACCGGATTTTCGGCGGGGACGCGACCGCGACTCGCTGA
- the rhaM gene encoding L-rhamnose mutarotase, protein MIRKAFVMSVNAGQEAEYARRHQPIWPELEAVLKRHGVHNYTIFLDAGTRQLFGYVEIEDEARWAAIAQTPECGKWWAHMREIMPSNPDNSPISRELREVFHLD, encoded by the coding sequence ATGATCCGAAAAGCCTTCGTGATGTCCGTGAACGCCGGCCAGGAGGCCGAATACGCCCGCCGGCACCAGCCGATCTGGCCCGAACTCGAGGCGGTCCTGAAACGCCATGGCGTCCACAACTACACGATCTTCCTCGATGCGGGCACGCGCCAGCTGTTCGGCTACGTGGAAATCGAGGACGAAGCGCGCTGGGCCGCCATCGCGCAAACGCCGGAATGCGGCAAATGGTGGGCGCACATGCGCGAGATCATGCCCAGCAACCCGGACAACAGCCCGATCTCGCGGGAGCTGCGCGAGGTGTTCCACCTCGACTGA
- a CDS encoding Gfo/Idh/MocA family oxidoreductase, protein MGVRALDAGGRGGLRGLLRGLRRHHRAFRAGSETRFWTMKAPVRSRAAIIGISGYGRIHLGLAREAADRLALAAAVVINPQEEAANVRALEADGCRIYGNYEEMLRAEAGRIDLCLIPTGIAWHTRMTVAALRAGMNVLVEKPLAASVAEVHEVQAAAAAAQRFVAVGFQDIYAPEAQRVKHKLLDGAIGPIRSVRLLGLWPRPASYFSRNSWAGRLRADGALVLDSPLNNAFAHFVNLGLFFAGREFAVSAQTRNVDAVLWRTNSIESFDTGVVRAETTDGVALWFGVTHASPVVREPEIVIEGENGQIVWRHERECVIVTQAGATECIPLPETSVTRTEMMRAVLRRLEDAQAFVCTPEIALRQTELVERVHAVAEITPAPGGVESRPRQGGGEPMFCSPGLEEILQRAFHDRSLPAAVRA, encoded by the coding sequence TTGGGAGTTCGCGCGCTGGACGCGGGAGGACGCGGTGGGCTTCGCGGTCTGCTGCGCGGTCTCCGGCGGCATCATCGCGCTTTTCGTGCTGGTTCTGAAACTCGCTTCTGGACGATGAAGGCACCTGTTCGCTCTCGCGCCGCGATTATCGGCATCTCCGGTTACGGCCGGATTCATCTGGGGCTCGCCCGCGAAGCGGCGGATCGGCTGGCGCTCGCCGCCGCGGTGGTGATCAATCCGCAGGAGGAAGCCGCCAACGTGCGCGCGCTCGAGGCGGATGGGTGTCGCATTTACGGCAACTACGAGGAGATGCTGCGCGCCGAGGCGGGGCGGATCGATCTGTGCCTGATTCCGACCGGCATCGCGTGGCACACCCGGATGACCGTCGCGGCGTTGCGGGCGGGCATGAACGTGCTGGTGGAAAAGCCGCTGGCGGCGTCGGTGGCCGAGGTGCACGAGGTGCAGGCGGCAGCGGCGGCGGCGCAGCGGTTCGTGGCGGTGGGTTTTCAGGACATCTACGCGCCCGAGGCGCAGCGGGTGAAGCACAAGCTCCTCGACGGTGCGATCGGCCCCATTCGTTCGGTGCGCCTGCTCGGCCTGTGGCCGCGTCCGGCGAGCTATTTCTCGCGCAACAGCTGGGCCGGGCGCCTGCGCGCCGACGGAGCGCTCGTGCTGGATTCGCCGCTGAACAACGCCTTCGCGCACTTCGTGAACCTCGGGCTGTTCTTTGCGGGGCGGGAGTTCGCGGTGTCGGCGCAGACGCGGAATGTCGACGCGGTGCTGTGGCGGACGAACTCGATCGAGAGTTTCGACACGGGCGTGGTCCGCGCGGAGACGACGGACGGCGTGGCGCTGTGGTTCGGTGTCACGCATGCCTCGCCGGTGGTGCGCGAGCCGGAGATCGTCATCGAGGGCGAGAACGGCCAGATCGTCTGGCGGCATGAGCGCGAGTGCGTGATCGTGACGCAGGCGGGTGCGACGGAGTGCATCCCGCTGCCGGAAACCAGCGTGACGCGCACGGAGATGATGCGCGCGGTGTTGCGGCGGTTGGAAGACGCCCAGGCGTTCGTGTGCACCCCGGAGATTGCGCTGCGCCAGACGGAACTGGTGGAGCGCGTGCACGCGGTGGCCGAGATCACACCGGCACCCGGCGGGGTGGAGAGCCGACCGCGGCAGGGCGGAGGCGAACCGATGTTCTGTTCGCCGGGGTTGGAGGAGATTTTGCAGCGTGCGTTCCACGATCGGTCGTTGCCGGCGGCGGTGCGCGCGTGA
- a CDS encoding Gfo/Idh/MocA family oxidoreductase: MATQRIALVGTGGRALSFVEPVFARYRANNELVAFLDPSPTRMAYYNELIGSRWSATPVPTFTPAQFDEMLRTTRPQIVIVCSVDATHHDYIVRALRAGCDVITEKPLTIDAEKCAAILAAQRESGRRVRVAFNYRWGPFRTKVRELLAGGTIGRVQSVNLEYLLDTSHGADYFRRWHSHMAQSGGLLVHKSTHHFDLVNWWLDAIPAQVFAHGSLVYYGKQNALARGDQRWTSYPRYTGAATGDDPFKLDLAESESFRRLYLDAEKDTGYLRDQNVFRNGIDIYDQMSALVRYRTGQVLNYSLVAYSPREGMRVTFNGDRGRLEYHEFIGSHMNRAVVSSEFKLEQHGSAEAEGEWIRVFPHFQPSYIVPMPPATGPHGGADEVMTEQLFSPAPPADPWQRSAGHEQGAASILVGIAANRSIKTGAPVVITDLVPLAPSAQKLSELV; encoded by the coding sequence ATGGCCACCCAACGCATCGCGCTCGTCGGCACCGGCGGTCGCGCCCTTTCGTTCGTCGAACCCGTTTTCGCCCGCTATCGCGCAAACAACGAGCTGGTCGCTTTCCTCGACCCCAGCCCCACGCGCATGGCCTACTACAACGAGCTCATCGGCTCGCGCTGGTCCGCCACGCCCGTGCCGACGTTCACCCCGGCGCAGTTCGACGAGATGCTGCGCACCACGCGCCCGCAGATCGTGATCGTCTGCTCGGTCGACGCCACGCACCACGACTACATCGTGCGCGCGCTCCGCGCCGGCTGCGACGTCATCACGGAGAAGCCGCTAACGATCGACGCCGAGAAATGCGCCGCCATCCTCGCCGCGCAGCGCGAGAGCGGCCGCCGCGTGCGCGTCGCCTTCAACTACCGCTGGGGGCCGTTCCGCACCAAAGTCCGCGAACTTCTCGCCGGCGGCACCATTGGCCGCGTGCAATCGGTCAACCTCGAGTATCTCCTCGATACCTCGCACGGCGCCGACTACTTCCGCCGCTGGCACTCGCACATGGCGCAGTCCGGCGGCCTGCTCGTCCACAAGTCCACGCATCACTTCGACCTCGTGAACTGGTGGCTCGACGCCATCCCCGCGCAGGTCTTCGCGCATGGCTCGCTCGTCTACTACGGCAAGCAAAACGCCCTCGCGCGCGGCGACCAGCGCTGGACCAGCTACCCGCGCTACACCGGCGCCGCGACCGGAGATGACCCCTTCAAGCTCGACCTCGCCGAGAGCGAGAGCTTCCGCCGCCTCTATCTCGACGCCGAAAAAGACACCGGCTACCTGCGCGATCAAAACGTCTTCCGCAACGGCATCGACATCTACGACCAGATGTCCGCGCTCGTGCGCTACCGCACCGGCCAGGTCCTCAACTACTCGCTCGTCGCCTACAGCCCGCGCGAAGGCATGCGCGTCACCTTCAACGGCGACCGCGGCCGCCTTGAGTATCACGAGTTCATCGGCTCGCACATGAACCGCGCCGTCGTCAGCTCCGAGTTCAAGCTCGAGCAACACGGCAGCGCCGAAGCCGAGGGCGAGTGGATCCGCGTCTTCCCGCATTTCCAGCCGAGCTACATCGTCCCGATGCCGCCCGCCACAGGGCCGCACGGCGGCGCCGACGAAGTGATGACCGAGCAACTCTTCTCGCCCGCGCCGCCCGCCGATCCGTGGCAGCGCTCCGCCGGCCACGAGCAAGGCGCCGCCTCCATCCTCGTCGGCATCGCCGCCAACCGCTCGATCAAGACCGGCGCGCCCGTCGTCATCACCGACCTCGTCCCGCTCGCCCCATCCGCGCAAAAGCTCAGCGAACTCGTGTGA